A stretch of the Halodesulfovibrio sp. MK-HDV genome encodes the following:
- a CDS encoding DUF6765 family protein, which yields MQIDMHYYGTYTLARVAGLDQETAELIATASQFVDDNTSVSTIRFSDGGQMTTAATGHHFEHTENISSNAQRNIWIPFHFLPGAYGDTFSERIICKKNSATAAEMTENHLRLSHKPFSPLLIGIAAHVIADTFSHFNFSGASSRRNSIDQASITVLEPQNEDTALAEERMRFFERFKYVRPNIRTIPEEELMGTLGHGAAASYPDLPYLAWSYNTEEAPAQTIRRHNQDDFMEAAEMLYSLFVRFADQRPDLAESPPVPFDSIQDSLAIIFASPGNKHQRSGFWQFAMAQGVFLEGRQEEIPPYKGQMWKNSCEELASCPDCALITEMDIFKFYQAASIHRTYVLQELLPAHDISVH from the coding sequence ATGCAGATTGATATGCATTATTACGGAACATACACCTTGGCACGAGTCGCAGGACTTGATCAGGAAACTGCTGAACTCATAGCGACCGCTTCCCAATTTGTTGATGACAACACTTCCGTCTCCACTATTCGCTTTTCAGATGGTGGACAGATGACCACAGCCGCTACCGGACACCATTTTGAACATACCGAAAATATATCTTCCAACGCGCAACGAAATATCTGGATTCCATTTCACTTCCTGCCAGGAGCGTACGGAGATACTTTTAGCGAACGAATTATCTGTAAAAAGAACAGTGCGACAGCAGCGGAAATGACAGAAAACCATCTCCGCCTCTCACACAAGCCTTTTTCTCCATTGCTTATAGGGATTGCAGCTCACGTCATTGCGGACACATTCTCTCATTTCAACTTTTCCGGTGCGAGTTCACGTAGAAACAGTATCGACCAAGCATCCATAACAGTACTGGAACCTCAAAATGAAGATACCGCCCTTGCCGAAGAGCGGATGCGATTCTTCGAACGCTTTAAATACGTCCGCCCTAATATCCGAACGATTCCAGAAGAAGAGTTGATGGGTACACTGGGACACGGGGCAGCCGCATCGTATCCTGACCTCCCCTATCTTGCATGGTCATACAACACAGAAGAAGCCCCTGCCCAAACCATACGTCGTCATAATCAAGATGACTTTATGGAAGCCGCAGAAATGCTCTATTCCCTGTTTGTACGGTTTGCTGACCAAAGACCGGATCTAGCAGAATCACCGCCAGTACCGTTCGATTCGATACAGGATTCACTTGCTATCATTTTCGCAAGCCCCGGCAACAAGCACCAACGTTCCGGTTTCTGGCAATTTGCTATGGCTCAAGGAGTATTCTTAGAAGGTCGGCAGGAAGAAATCCCACCTTACAAAGGACAGATGTGGAAGAACAGCTGTGAAGAGCTTGCCAGCTGCCCGGACTGCGCCCTCATTACAGAGATGGATATTTTTAAATTCTATCAAGCTGCATCTATACATAGAACTTATGTATTGCAGGAGTTACTGCCAGCACATGATATCAGCGTGCATTAG
- the ffh gene encoding signal recognition particle protein: MFETLSDRLNGVFEKFSGQKTLNEENVQAGLREVRLALLEADVNFKVVKEFVARVGDKCLGLDVLKGLDPAQQVIKIVHDELVELLGGDTTDLDLTGSKPAVIMMVGLQGSGKTTSSAKLANVLRKQNKKPFLVPADVYRPAAIDQLQTLGKQLGIPVFNSSPDMNPVDIASAALAEAKEQDYDVVLIDTAGRLHIDEQLMEELATIKRNVSPQEILFVADAMTGQDAVTVATSFNEQLEISGVVLTKMDGDARGGAALSIKSVTGKSVKFVGMGEKLSEMETFHPDRIAGRILGMGDVLTLVEKAQAEVSEKEAEEMARKMQKAEFDFEDFRTQMRRMKKIGSLDSILKMIPGMGALKNKLGDLNVPESELNRVEAIINSMTNQERRSPQLINQSRKERIAKGCGLKLKDVNDLIKNFTQMRQMMKQMMGGGKGKKGKFPKLPGMGGLGGGEMPDMNALGGMGGMPGMGGLPGMGGLPGMDGFPGMGADDSSTPSKKELQKKRDARKKEKKKKKQGRKKK; the protein is encoded by the coding sequence ATGTTTGAGACCTTATCTGACAGATTAAACGGTGTATTTGAAAAGTTCAGTGGTCAAAAGACCTTGAACGAAGAAAACGTACAGGCTGGCCTGAGAGAAGTGCGCCTTGCACTGCTCGAAGCAGACGTTAACTTTAAAGTTGTTAAAGAATTTGTTGCCCGTGTTGGTGATAAATGTCTTGGTCTCGATGTACTAAAAGGTCTCGACCCTGCTCAGCAGGTAATCAAGATTGTACATGACGAGCTGGTTGAGCTGCTTGGTGGCGACACCACAGACTTAGACCTTACAGGCTCAAAACCGGCAGTCATTATGATGGTCGGTTTGCAGGGTTCCGGTAAAACTACCTCCTCTGCAAAGCTTGCAAACGTGTTGCGCAAGCAGAACAAAAAGCCGTTCCTTGTTCCGGCTGACGTTTACCGTCCGGCTGCTATTGACCAGTTGCAAACACTGGGAAAACAGCTCGGTATTCCTGTGTTCAACTCATCTCCGGATATGAATCCGGTAGATATCGCATCTGCTGCTCTTGCTGAAGCTAAAGAGCAAGATTACGATGTTGTACTCATCGATACCGCTGGTCGTCTGCATATCGACGAACAATTGATGGAAGAACTTGCGACTATTAAGCGTAATGTTTCTCCACAAGAAATTTTGTTCGTAGCTGATGCTATGACCGGTCAGGACGCTGTAACTGTTGCAACCTCGTTCAACGAGCAGCTTGAAATTTCCGGTGTAGTGCTCACCAAAATGGACGGTGACGCGCGCGGTGGTGCCGCACTTTCCATTAAATCCGTTACTGGCAAATCCGTTAAATTTGTCGGTATGGGTGAAAAACTTTCTGAGATGGAAACTTTCCATCCAGACCGTATTGCAGGTCGCATTCTTGGAATGGGCGATGTGCTTACGCTCGTTGAAAAGGCGCAAGCTGAAGTAAGCGAAAAAGAAGCCGAAGAAATGGCTCGCAAGATGCAGAAAGCGGAATTCGACTTCGAAGATTTCCGCACTCAGATGCGCCGGATGAAAAAAATCGGCTCACTGGACAGCATCTTAAAAATGATTCCGGGCATGGGCGCGCTCAAGAACAAACTTGGTGACCTTAATGTTCCGGAAAGCGAACTGAATCGTGTTGAGGCAATTATCAACTCAATGACGAATCAGGAGCGCCGCAGTCCGCAGCTCATCAATCAGAGCCGCAAAGAGCGTATTGCTAAAGGTTGTGGTCTTAAACTCAAAGACGTTAACGACCTTATCAAAAACTTTACGCAAATGCGTCAAATGATGAAACAAATGATGGGTGGCGGTAAGGGCAAGAAAGGCAAATTCCCTAAACTCCCAGGAATGGGCGGTTTAGGTGGCGGCGAAATGCCTGATATGAATGCCCTTGGCGGTATGGGCGGTATGCCTGGCATGGGTGGTTTACCTGGTATGGGTGGCCTCCCAGGCATGGACGGTTTTCCGGGAATGGGAGCGGATGATTCCTCCACCCCTTCCAAAAAGGAACTCCAGAAAAAGCGTGACGCCCGCAAAAAAGAAAAGAAAAAGAAAAAACAGGGTCGTAAGAAGAAATAA
- a CDS encoding 5-enolpyruvylshikimate-3-phosphate synthase produces MKKNMTLVEEISELDLELLKLLARRSKLISKTRRRKKEGAGTDSISNEKRIRLAWEESACKFSKDPRLAHQMFTLLQDIEFISRDDADDQNTFGLAPNTQPVKIDIPGPAALNATQIWIALAAANGVECNLTGISTAHPISDIVKGFNQAGARLSWKGNDLFCKESKGLDFADKVIFAGNSEFNVYLLTLQAVAKHGTLKLTGGSTLKDADLSAFRNFLTQLGARIAHVVPRSNGLPVRLECSGVLPETVVIPENLPEEAIVATLVAAATWGAKISLDLSQNEAAANALAIVTPIFESAGIAYEVEGTNCVVLPEEPDFPVYPAITMDPKICASILAYPAFVGGKVALHGTWPTDTAEGDAVVALLKSVGLTVAIKPDSIVTVKPERGHTTDPIDMQNLPAGYFPLALALTCIKAVVAKSPVQIPAAPAGTSVEVIESFVAQANMLLEDNKVHPNADVPHAKVWTSPDAFWTMALGQLAFMNRPLHLANPGSITDLMPTFWMFYNTLPEPTMVRKPREEMDGDKPRRRRVFTDGDPKNEERQPRERDNNSRDGGFSRDRDRGSRDGGFSRDRDNNSRDRGYSRDRDGGSRDGGYSRDRNNSSRDGGGFSRDRDNNSRDRDRNSRDGQSRDRKRY; encoded by the coding sequence ATGAAAAAAAATATGACCCTTGTTGAAGAAATTTCTGAACTTGATCTTGAGCTTTTGAAACTGCTGGCTCGTCGATCAAAGCTTATTAGTAAAACTCGCCGTCGCAAAAAAGAAGGCGCGGGTACTGATTCTATTTCAAACGAAAAGCGAATTCGTCTGGCATGGGAAGAGTCTGCTTGCAAATTCAGCAAAGACCCTCGCCTCGCACACCAGATGTTTACTTTGCTTCAGGATATTGAATTTATCTCCCGTGACGATGCGGATGACCAGAACACTTTCGGTCTTGCACCTAACACACAGCCTGTGAAGATTGACATTCCTGGCCCGGCTGCACTGAACGCTACCCAGATCTGGATTGCACTTGCCGCTGCTAACGGCGTTGAATGCAACCTTACTGGTATTTCTACTGCTCATCCTATTTCTGACATCGTTAAAGGATTCAACCAGGCTGGCGCACGTCTCAGCTGGAAAGGTAACGATCTTTTCTGTAAAGAGTCTAAAGGACTCGACTTCGCAGATAAGGTTATCTTTGCTGGCAACAGTGAATTTAACGTTTACCTTCTTACACTTCAGGCTGTTGCCAAGCACGGCACACTCAAGCTGACAGGCGGCTCTACCCTTAAAGATGCTGATCTTTCTGCGTTCCGCAACTTCCTGACTCAGCTTGGCGCACGCATCGCACACGTTGTACCTCGTTCAAACGGCTTACCAGTTCGTCTCGAGTGCTCCGGTGTTCTCCCTGAAACTGTTGTTATCCCGGAAAACCTTCCTGAAGAAGCAATAGTTGCTACATTAGTAGCTGCAGCCACATGGGGTGCAAAAATTTCTCTCGATCTTTCACAGAACGAAGCTGCAGCAAACGCTCTTGCGATTGTTACTCCTATCTTCGAATCTGCTGGCATCGCATACGAAGTTGAAGGTACCAACTGTGTAGTTCTTCCTGAAGAACCAGATTTCCCTGTATACCCAGCAATCACCATGGATCCAAAAATCTGTGCAAGCATTCTCGCTTACCCTGCATTTGTAGGCGGCAAAGTTGCATTGCACGGCACATGGCCTACCGACACTGCTGAAGGTGACGCTGTTGTTGCATTGCTTAAATCCGTAGGATTGACTGTTGCAATTAAGCCGGACAGCATCGTAACAGTCAAACCGGAACGTGGTCACACCACTGACCCGATTGACATGCAGAACCTTCCTGCAGGCTACTTCCCGCTCGCTTTAGCACTTACCTGCATTAAAGCAGTTGTAGCGAAAAGCCCTGTACAGATTCCTGCAGCTCCTGCTGGCACTTCCGTTGAAGTTATCGAAAGCTTTGTGGCACAAGCCAACATGCTTCTTGAAGATAATAAAGTACATCCAAATGCAGACGTTCCTCACGCTAAAGTGTGGACCAGCCCTGATGCTTTCTGGACTATGGCACTCGGACAGCTTGCGTTCATGAATCGCCCGCTCCATCTTGCCAACCCAGGCAGCATTACAGACCTGATGCCTACATTCTGGATGTTCTACAACACACTTCCAGAACCAACTATGGTTCGTAAGCCTAGGGAGGAAATGGATGGGGACAAACCAAGAAGACGCAGAGTCTTTACAGACGGCGACCCGAAAAACGAAGAACGCCAGCCAAGAGAGCGAGACAATAACTCCAGAGATGGCGGCTTCTCAAGAGATAGAGACCGTGGCTCCAGAGACGGTGGCTTCTCTCGAGACAGAGACAACAACTCAAGAGACCGGGGCTACTCCCGTGACAGAGACGGCGGTTCCAGAGATGGTGGCTACTCAAGAGATAGAAACAACAGCTCCAGAGATGGCGGCGGCTTCTCAAGAGATAGAGACAACAACTCCAGAGACCGAGATCGCAACTCCAGAGATGGTCAGTCTAGAGATAGAAAAAGATATTAA
- a CDS encoding KH domain-containing protein, which produces MLKDLVEYIAKSLVDNPDDVIVTEVEGEQTSVLELKVAKEDLGKVIGKQGRTARAMRTILGAASTKAKKRSVLEILE; this is translated from the coding sequence GTGTTGAAAGATCTAGTTGAGTATATCGCTAAGTCACTGGTGGACAACCCTGACGATGTTATCGTTACTGAAGTTGAAGGTGAACAGACATCTGTACTTGAGCTCAAAGTTGCGAAAGAAGACCTAGGCAAGGTAATCGGCAAACAGGGTCGCACTGCTCGCGCAATGCGCACCATCCTCGGCGCCGCCTCCACAAAAGCCAAGAAACGTTCTGTTTTGGAAATTCTTGAATAG
- the rpsP gene encoding 30S ribosomal protein S16 has translation MAVKLRLTRMGNKKRAFYRVVAANNLSRRDGRPLEYLGYYNPMVEPAEIKLDMEKIEKWLAEGAEPTPTVRGLIKKAK, from the coding sequence ATGGCCGTTAAGTTGAGACTGACCCGTATGGGCAACAAGAAGCGTGCATTTTACCGCGTGGTGGCTGCTAACAACCTGAGCCGTCGCGACGGACGTCCTCTTGAGTACCTCGGTTACTATAACCCAATGGTAGAACCAGCTGAAATCAAGCTCGACATGGAAAAGATCGAAAAATGGCTTGCGGAAGGTGCAGAACCTACTCCAACCGTTCGTGGTCTTATCAAGAAAGCTAAGTAG
- the trmD gene encoding tRNA (guanosine(37)-N1)-methyltransferase TrmD translates to MQFNIVSLFPEFFDSALTCGLMKKASDSGLVAFDFHNPRTFASDKHQTVDARPYGGGPGMVMMLDPLAQTLRSIKKPGRILMMAPKGKPFTQSMAKELSKEDNLTIICGRYEGFDARLEELFDIEPVSIGDYVLNGGETAALSIIESTARLVPGYMGHEDSGEEESFSSGLLEYPHYTRPVEYEGLTVPDVLRSGDHKRIAEWRKEQALKITLHERPDILHSAPLDANDMETLKNEDRERIGRNLYCALVHYPVVNKENKSVAVSLTNLDIHDIARCSCTYGLGGYYISTPIEDQQQMLADILKHWVTGAGTTANPDRGEALQIIKGVRYVEEAIEDIIERTGQRPLLVATSARGAGDIHYEQFRDVMVDRPILLLFGTAHGLAPQILDMCDRMLRPVRYLDGYNHLSVRTAAAIIIDRILGDAL, encoded by the coding sequence ATGCAGTTTAACATTGTTAGCCTCTTTCCAGAGTTTTTTGACTCTGCGCTTACATGCGGGCTTATGAAAAAAGCGTCGGACTCCGGTCTGGTCGCTTTTGATTTTCACAACCCGCGCACGTTTGCATCCGACAAGCATCAAACCGTTGACGCCCGCCCCTATGGCGGCGGCCCCGGCATGGTTATGATGCTTGATCCGCTTGCTCAAACATTGCGTAGCATTAAAAAACCCGGGCGTATTCTTATGATGGCGCCTAAAGGAAAGCCTTTTACCCAGTCCATGGCTAAAGAGCTTTCCAAGGAAGATAATCTTACGATCATTTGTGGTCGGTATGAAGGGTTTGATGCCCGTTTAGAAGAGCTTTTCGACATTGAGCCAGTCTCCATTGGTGACTACGTTCTCAACGGTGGCGAAACAGCTGCTCTATCGATAATTGAATCCACAGCCCGTCTTGTTCCTGGTTACATGGGACATGAAGATTCCGGCGAAGAGGAAAGCTTTTCCTCTGGACTGCTCGAGTACCCGCACTACACTCGCCCTGTCGAGTATGAGGGCTTGACTGTTCCGGATGTTCTACGTTCTGGTGATCACAAGCGCATTGCAGAGTGGCGTAAAGAACAAGCGTTGAAAATTACTCTGCACGAGAGACCCGACATTCTTCATAGTGCCCCACTCGACGCTAATGATATGGAAACTTTGAAGAATGAGGACAGAGAACGTATTGGAAGAAATCTTTATTGCGCGCTGGTACACTATCCTGTGGTCAATAAAGAAAATAAATCTGTTGCTGTTTCTTTGACAAACCTCGATATTCACGATATAGCCCGCTGTTCATGCACCTATGGTCTAGGTGGGTACTATATTTCAACGCCTATTGAAGACCAACAACAAATGCTTGCAGATATTCTCAAGCATTGGGTTACAGGCGCGGGAACAACCGCTAACCCCGACAGAGGGGAAGCCCTGCAAATTATCAAGGGCGTCCGCTATGTTGAAGAAGCGATTGAAGATATTATAGAGCGTACAGGCCAACGCCCTCTACTGGTTGCGACGAGTGCCAGAGGGGCTGGAGACATACATTACGAACAATTTCGTGACGTAATGGTGGACCGACCTATACTGCTCCTGTTTGGTACAGCTCACGGCCTTGCACCGCAAATTCTGGATATGTGTGACAGAATGCTGCGTCCGGTTAGATACCTTGATGGGTACAACCACTTATCTGTAAGAACTGCTGCTGCTATCATCATTGACCGGATATTAGGTGATGCCCTATAG
- the rimM gene encoding ribosome maturation factor RimM (Essential for efficient processing of 16S rRNA): MTETHFIEIGLIVKPHGLRGEVCVNYFADSPFLLKNTVWLQKGKSAPVEHKVVSSRPHKGQALLTLEICHDRNCAEELRNVKVLVPDAELPDLTEEEVYLHELDGMKVVLENGSLVGRITEFQFNLGSEVWVITTDDKKEVLFPATEEFVVDIDIEKETVTIAPPPGLLELYLSEK; encoded by the coding sequence ATGACTGAAACTCATTTCATTGAAATTGGATTGATAGTCAAGCCACACGGATTGCGGGGGGAAGTCTGCGTAAATTACTTCGCGGACTCCCCTTTTCTCTTGAAAAACACAGTCTGGCTTCAAAAAGGCAAAAGCGCCCCTGTTGAACACAAGGTCGTTTCATCCCGCCCCCACAAAGGGCAGGCTTTGCTTACGCTTGAAATTTGCCATGACAGAAACTGTGCTGAAGAGCTTCGCAATGTGAAGGTTTTGGTTCCCGATGCCGAACTACCGGATCTTACTGAAGAAGAAGTGTACCTTCACGAACTAGATGGTATGAAAGTTGTACTCGAAAACGGCTCCTTAGTTGGCCGTATTACAGAATTTCAATTCAACCTCGGTTCAGAAGTCTGGGTTATTACAACCGATGACAAGAAAGAAGTACTCTTCCCTGCTACAGAAGAATTCGTCGTCGACATCGACATTGAAAAAGAAACTGTTACCATAGCGCCGCCTCCCGGCTTACTCGAACTCTACCTAAGCGAGAAGTAG
- the aprA gene encoding adenylyl-sulfate reductase subunit alpha, which translates to MPMIPTKEQPRGVAIAEPAIVEHDLDILMVGGGMGNCGAAFEAVRWAEKYAPELKILLIDKAALERSGAVAQGLSAINTYLGDNSADDYVRMVRTDLMGLVREDLIFDLGRHVDDSVHLFEEWGLPCWIKDENEKNLDGAAAKAAGKSLRNGDSPVRSGRWQMMINGEAYKCIVAEAAKNALGEERIQERIFIVKLLLDATEENRIAGAVGFNLRENEVHVYRSNAMVVACGGAVNVYKPRSTGEGMGRAWYPVWNAGSTYTMCAQVGAEMTMMENRFVPARFKDGYGPVGAWFLLFKAKATNFRGEDYCETNRAMLKPYEDRGYAKGHVIPTCLRNHMMLREMREGRGPIYMDTKTALQTTFETLSPAEQKHLESEAWEDFLDMCVGQANLWASMNIQPEETGSEIMPTEPYLLGSHSGCCGIWASGPDEEWVPEDYKIRAANGKVYNRMTSVMGLWTCADGVGASGHKFSSGSYAEGRICGKQMVRWCIDHKDYKPAVAEDSKDLAKLIYRPFDNYMAGKDVSTDPVVNPEYISPKNFMMRLVKATDEYGGGCSTYYTTSEAALKTGFHLLDMLEEDSLKLAARDLHELLRCWENYHRLWTVRLHMQHISFRTETRYPGFYYRADFMGLDDEKWKCFCNSKYDPKTGETTIYKKPYYQIIPTA; encoded by the coding sequence ATGCCGATGATTCCCACAAAGGAACAACCACGAGGCGTTGCGATCGCAGAACCTGCAATCGTAGAACATGACTTAGATATCCTCATGGTTGGCGGTGGTATGGGTAACTGTGGTGCAGCATTTGAAGCCGTACGTTGGGCTGAAAAATACGCACCTGAGCTGAAAATTCTGCTCATTGATAAAGCTGCTCTCGAACGTTCCGGTGCTGTAGCACAGGGTCTTTCTGCAATTAACACCTACCTTGGTGATAACTCAGCAGACGACTACGTTCGAATGGTTCGTACTGACCTCATGGGTCTCGTACGTGAAGACCTTATCTTTGACCTTGGTCGTCACGTTGATGACTCTGTTCACCTCTTTGAAGAGTGGGGCTTGCCTTGCTGGATTAAAGACGAGAACGAAAAGAACCTTGATGGTGCTGCTGCTAAAGCTGCTGGCAAGTCTCTCCGTAACGGTGATTCCCCAGTTCGCTCCGGTCGCTGGCAGATGATGATTAACGGTGAAGCATACAAATGCATCGTTGCTGAAGCTGCTAAAAACGCACTTGGTGAAGAACGCATCCAGGAACGTATTTTCATCGTTAAGCTTCTTCTTGATGCTACCGAAGAAAACCGCATTGCTGGCGCAGTTGGCTTCAACCTTCGTGAGAACGAAGTACACGTTTACCGTTCCAATGCTATGGTTGTAGCATGTGGTGGCGCAGTTAACGTATACAAACCTCGTTCAACTGGTGAAGGCATGGGTCGTGCATGGTACCCTGTATGGAACGCAGGTTCCACATACACCATGTGTGCTCAGGTTGGCGCAGAAATGACCATGATGGAAAACCGCTTCGTACCAGCTCGTTTTAAAGACGGCTACGGTCCGGTTGGCGCATGGTTCCTTCTCTTTAAAGCGAAAGCAACTAACTTCCGCGGCGAAGATTACTGTGAAACTAACCGTGCTATGCTGAAGCCTTACGAAGATCGCGGCTACGCTAAAGGCCATGTTATCCCAACATGTCTGCGTAACCACATGATGCTCCGTGAAATGCGTGAAGGTCGTGGTCCAATTTACATGGATACCAAGACTGCACTTCAGACCACATTCGAAACTCTTAGCCCTGCAGAACAGAAGCATCTTGAGTCTGAAGCATGGGAAGATTTCCTCGATATGTGTGTTGGCCAGGCTAACCTTTGGGCTTCAATGAATATTCAGCCTGAAGAAACTGGTTCTGAAATCATGCCTACCGAACCTTACCTCCTCGGCTCCCACTCCGGTTGCTGTGGTATCTGGGCTTCCGGTCCAGATGAAGAATGGGTTCCTGAAGACTACAAAATTCGCGCAGCTAACGGCAAAGTATACAACCGTATGACTTCCGTTATGGGCCTCTGGACTTGTGCTGACGGTGTTGGTGCATCTGGTCACAAGTTCTCCTCTGGTTCTTACGCTGAAGGCCGTATTTGTGGTAAACAGATGGTACGCTGGTGCATCGATCACAAAGATTACAAACCTGCAGTTGCTGAAGACTCTAAAGATCTCGCTAAGCTGATCTATCGTCCATTCGACAACTACATGGCTGGTAAAGACGTATCCACAGACCCTGTTGTTAACCCAGAGTACATCTCTCCTAAGAACTTCATGATGCGCCTGGTTAAAGCAACTGACGAATACGGTGGCGGTTGTAGCACATACTACACCACTTCTGAAGCAGCTCTCAAGACTGGTTTCCACCTTCTTGATATGCTCGAAGAAGATTCCCTCAAACTGGCTGCTCGTGACCTTCACGAACTTCTCCGTTGCTGGGAAAACTACCATCGTCTCTGGACCGTACGTCTGCACATGCAGCACATCTCTTTCCGTACAGAAACTCGTTACCCTGGTTTCTACTACCGTGCTGACTTCATGGGCCTCGATGACGAAAAATGGAAGTGCTTCTGTAACTCCAAATACGATCCTAAGACTGGTGAAACCACCATCTACAAGAAGCCTTACTACCAGATCATTCCTACTGCATAA
- the aprB gene encoding adenylyl-sulfate reductase subunit beta encodes MPTYVDPSKCDGCKGGEKTACMYICPNDLMILDADEMKAFNQEPEACWECYSCVKICPQGAITARPYADFAPLGGTCIPMRSADSIMWTVKFRNGNVKRFKFPIRTTPEGSIKPFEGKPEPTDLDNELLFTEADLVAPIEAMGQKFEVAEAGITMVKKASAV; translated from the coding sequence ATGCCGACATATGTAGACCCGTCCAAATGTGATGGCTGCAAAGGTGGCGAGAAAACCGCTTGCATGTACATCTGCCCCAACGACCTCATGATTCTCGATGCAGATGAAATGAAGGCCTTCAACCAGGAGCCTGAAGCATGCTGGGAATGCTACTCCTGTGTTAAAATTTGTCCTCAGGGCGCAATTACAGCACGTCCATATGCTGACTTTGCACCTCTAGGTGGCACTTGTATCCCAATGCGTTCCGCTGATTCTATCATGTGGACCGTTAAGTTCCGTAACGGTAATGTAAAACGCTTCAAATTCCCAATCCGTACTACTCCTGAAGGCTCTATTAAGCCTTTCGAAGGTAAGCCGGAGCCAACTGATCTCGATAACGAATTGCTCTTTACTGAAGCAGATCTCGTTGCTCCAATCGAAGCTATGGGTCAGAAGTTTGAAGTTGCAGAAGCTGGCATCACAATGGTCAAAAAGGCCTCTGCGGTTTAA
- a CDS encoding pyridoxal phosphate-dependent aminotransferase encodes MQILSSQITGFMENSSWIRKMFESGIALKKQYGTDAVCDFSLGNPDVPAPAMIGDILNDLAKETSTPFTFGYMPNGGFPWARQIIADLVKKEQDVEITADDAILTCGAAGAMNAFFRAVMEPGDEVLAVAPFFVEYGFYTSNHQATFRTVMSKPDTFELDVDAIDAAITPNTRAIIINSPNNPTGAVYTKEELEALAAVLEKHNKATSRPIFLISDEPYRFLAFDGVDVPSILPLYDYAVVMSSFSKNLSMAGERVGYIAVTPRMEARQELINGLMLTNRILGFVNPPVVGQHMLKAALEAQVDPAIYEKRRDAMAKVLKEAGYDFHLPKGAFYFFPKAPGGDDVAFCSRLMEEKILAVPGTGFGGPGYFRLTFCVEEEVINRSADGFKRAIDSMA; translated from the coding sequence ATGCAAATTCTTTCTTCTCAAATTACAGGGTTCATGGAAAACTCTTCATGGATCAGAAAAATGTTTGAATCCGGCATTGCCCTTAAAAAGCAATACGGTACAGATGCAGTATGCGACTTCAGTCTTGGCAATCCAGATGTTCCGGCTCCGGCAATGATCGGTGACATTCTTAACGATCTCGCTAAAGAAACCTCCACTCCGTTTACCTTTGGCTATATGCCAAACGGCGGCTTCCCATGGGCGCGTCAGATTATTGCTGATCTGGTCAAGAAAGAACAAGATGTTGAAATAACTGCTGACGACGCAATACTCACTTGCGGTGCAGCCGGTGCTATGAACGCATTCTTCCGCGCCGTTATGGAACCGGGTGATGAAGTTCTTGCTGTTGCGCCTTTCTTTGTTGAGTACGGTTTCTACACTTCAAACCATCAGGCAACGTTCCGCACAGTCATGTCCAAACCGGACACTTTTGAACTGGACGTTGACGCCATCGATGCCGCGATCACTCCTAACACTCGCGCTATCATTATAAACTCGCCGAACAACCCTACCGGCGCGGTATATACAAAAGAAGAACTCGAAGCTCTTGCCGCAGTGCTGGAAAAGCACAACAAAGCAACCAGTCGTCCAATCTTTCTTATTTCTGACGAGCCATACCGATTTCTCGCTTTTGACGGCGTAGATGTTCCAAGCATCCTGCCGTTGTATGACTACGCGGTAGTTATGTCTTCCTTCTCTAAAAACCTCTCCATGGCAGGCGAACGGGTCGGCTACATTGCTGTCACCCCACGCATGGAAGCAAGACAGGAACTCATCAACGGCCTCATGCTTACAAACCGCATCCTTGGCTTTGTAAACCCGCCTGTTGTTGGCCAGCACATGCTCAAGGCTGCACTCGAAGCTCAGGTTGATCCTGCAATCTACGAGAAGCGTCGTGACGCGATGGCTAAAGTCCTCAAAGAAGCAGGATACGACTTCCATCTTCCAAAAGGTGCATTTTACTTCTTCCCTAAAGCACCTGGTGGTGACGACGTGGCATTCTGCAGCCGCCTTATGGAAGAAAAAATCCTTGCCGTTCCGGGTACCGGATTCGGTGGCCCTGGCTACTTCCGACTTACTTTCTGTGTAGAAGAAGAAGTTATCAACCGATCCGCAGACGGTTTTAAACGCGCTATCGACAGCATGGCGTAA